TTTTGCATCGCCTCTTCTCGAAAAACTCGAGAAGCAATCAACACAAATCTTTGAACATCATCAAACTACCACCACTCCATCACATCATCTGATCTCACCTACATCTACTCCCCATTCTGCATCAATTTCAGTAAGGAcagaaaattcaaagaatgacAACATAGTCACACCACAGTCATCTAAGCAAAATCATACGTCCCATGGTATTCTTGGTAGATCTCTTTCAATGAAGTCTAAAAATCTGGTTCATAATCTGAAGGCTAAAACTATTGGTAATAAAcaagaatcaaaatcaCTATCAACGCCATCCTCAGAGAATAACAAATCCAgttcaaatcaaattccTACTCCCGATACACATTCAGGATGGGGTGTAAGTTCGTTTAGTAAAGCTTCACAAACAATAACTCCACGTCGTACATCCTCAAGGGGTAAAAGTGATACTACTGTATATGCTGCCTATGGAACGCATCCAAATTCTATTCAAGAGGTTAGTAATGAAAGTAGCGAAGATTCGATGTTTGAAAACAATAGTACTAATAACATAAGAAGAACAAGGCACGGAAGTAACTCCATTCTAAGCTCACCCACCAATGTGGCCATGTATACCACACCACCATTAGAAGATATGGCCACATTTGGCAGATtgaattcatcttcaactGCACTTTCACATAGGAAGTCGCTAAGTTGGCAACTACAACAGCAAAACCCCAAGGCAACTAAGATAACCAATCCGATAAGcgaaattcaaaatttaaaagataCGAGGTTATCAAAGGATGCCCGTCTTATGGATGATACATTAACAGCTGAACTAGAACTACGGAAATTAAGGGTGGAAATAAAATCTTTAGAGGCAAGGAAAAGTCAATTACtgattgatattgatgagaTGCAGTCAACCAAGTGCAACCTTTcccaagaaattgaatccTTGAAATTAGATAAGGAATCATTTCACTCAGTAAGCACTTCTGATGACCGTGCTTCTTCTCAACCAATAGGTGATGCTATTCCATTAGAAGAACCATCTCCAGTAAAGCAAATTTCAACTGCTAGTATGGCGAGAACTGCTccaaaaccaaaattttGGAAGTTTTTCTCTTCTCAAGGTGGTAAACAACCTCCTCACTCAGTTTCAACTCAAAGCCTTAACAATATTGGAACCCCACCATCATTATTTCCCACGGGGAATAATTCACAGTCAAGTCAACGCTTGGAAATATCTCCTCCTGTATTGCAAAATCCGAATGAATTTTCTGACGTTAAATTGATACCCCTGCATACTGCATCGACATCTACATCAGGCGGAGATAGTTCTTCCGTGAATTTATATGGATCAACATTGGTAAATAGATGCCAATACGAAGGCACTAACGTACCTTTCATAATAACAACTTGTATTacagaaattgaaagtagtgatgaaaatttgaaaacagaAGGACTTTATAGAAAGTCAGGCTCACAACTAATAATAGAAGAAGTGGAGTCTAAGTTTGCCAGTAGTACGTTTACCACTTTCGACATGACGAGATATGATATACATATTGTAACAAGTGTCCTAAAGAGATATTTACGAAAATTACCCGATCCACTATTAACATTTAAAGTATATGATCCCTTAATGAGATTGGTCAGGGAAAACAAACTGATGGGATACCTACccttgaataatgaaatggaCAATACTCCCCTATTTGAAAAAGTCATAGAAGTACttaagaaaatattaagcAACTTACCATCGCAACACAAGGAATTATTGAAGGTCCTTTCAGCGCACATCAACATGGTAGACCATTATAATAAATGGAATTTAATGacaatgaataatttaGCTCTGGTTTTTGCTCCAAGTATTATCAGAGATTTCAATGGTGATAGGGATATTATCGAtatgaaagaaagaaattatatagTGGGATTCATTTTTGCAAACTATAAACGTCTCATATAGACAGGAAACGATACAACTAATGAAACAACCACTTTACCCAGGATACTAAATATAACATGACTGGGGAAGTTGTATAAATACAATATATTACTATTTACGAACTCTATAAAATTCTATTAATTCTTTGTGTTTATAGAGAAGGCATACATATCAGATGCTTACTTTCATAAGGCAATCTACCTTTTCATAGACGCCAGGTATTTTTGATATCCAATATCCTCCATAATGTTCGCCTTTTCTAAGACTTCCTCCTCTTGTTTAAGtagaaatttattcatcttggtttgatattgaaaatcaaAGCCACCTAATATTCTAATAGCCAAAAGAGCTGCATTAATACTATTATTAATCCCAACAGTAGCTACTGGGACACCTCTTGGCATTTGAACGATCGAATGCAGAGAGTCAACACCGTCAAGACATGACCCTTTAACAGGCACACCGATGACAGGAAGAGGAGTCATGGCTGCCACCATTCCTGGCAAATGTGCTGCCCCTCCGGCACCAGCAATTATTGCCTTAATACCCCTCTTTGAGGCTTCAATAGCATATTTACTCATTCTATGCGGGGTTCTATGAGCAGAAACAATGGTAACCTCAATTGGAACCCCAAATTCCTCTAAGAGTTTACATCCTGCCGACATTACTGGCAAATCGGAATCTGAACCCATTATTATCCCAACAATAGGTTTTTCTTGATCGTTGGCTTCCATTCGTTCTACAGCAGAAGTTTCGATAGGGgcttcatcttcaattaataatgagGATAGCTTTCTTTCACATTCTCCCATCGAAGAACTAATGACGTTAACATGACCGATTTTTCTCTTCGGTCTTGATTCCTTTCCATAAAGATATACAGAGCAACCTGGCGTGTTCAATGCACGTTTACATATTCTTAACTCTGCAtccttctcttctttatctccaataatattcaacatAATAGCATTAGTACTATTGGTGGATAGTGAGGTAAAACCTTTAGGCAAAGGTAAATCTAGAATTGCCCTCAAATGAGCTTCAAATTGGGATGTCACACATGCATCAATTGTATAATGACCTGAATTATGTGGTCTAGGAGCAATTTCATTCACTAGTATTTCaccattttccaaataaaaCATTTCCACTCCAAATATACCACAACCTGGGAAAGATTTAATGGCATTTTCAGCCAAAAGTTTGGCCTTTAGCTGTACGGAATCAGGTACTCTAGCGGGGGCGTAACATAGATGGCACATATTATCTTCATGAACTGTTTCTACCACGGGATACGAGAATACTTGGCCATTCACAGAACGTATTACCATGACAGCTAATTCTTTAGTGAATAGTGACCATTTTTCTGCGTATAATGGAGAGTCTTTGAGAGTCTTCAATGCATTAGGAATGTCCTCAGGTTTCTTAACAACAAAATTTCCTCTACCATCGTAGGCAAATGTTCTTGATTTCAACATAAATGGATAATCAAATCGTTCACCTATGCGAACGAGGTTTGACTCTGTTGATTCTAAAATCGGTACACTTTCTACTACATTAATTccattcttcattaaatgtTCCTTTTGTATGTATTTGTCTTGGATTAACTGAATTGTCTCCGGAGTTGgatatattttcaaatttggataAGTTAATTGCACACTTTGCAACGTCAACACATCCACATGTTCAATCTCGATAGTCAAAACATCACACTTAGCAGCtaacttttcaatatcttgtGGGTTAGTGTACGATCCATCGACATGTTCAGAGCTGTTACTAATTTGCTTCGCTGGAGAGTTTGGAGCATCAAGTACGATAGTACGTATATTCAAACGATTGGCCGCTTCAACAAGCATTCTGCCTAGTTGTCCACCCCCTAATATACCGACTATTCTTTGATCCATTATTGTTGCTTTGCTGCTATTATTGCTTTTATCGTTAGGTTTGTATCTAAGATGCAGATGAGCTTCTTATATATGACCTACAATTGTGAGAATAGCGATGAAAGAAGTCAAAAAGTTTTGACATTATATAGAGAGGTATGTTCTTGAAATGTTCTTAAAAATATCCATTATTTTTCAGAGAAGTCAAGATAAGCGAAATAAAAGAGTCAGAAAAGTCGGACGTCAAAAAAAAGACAACGTTAATGCCAAGTAgcaaataaagaatatgGAATAGTAAAGAGGGGTATTAGGAACAGAGTATtagttattattattagttaTATTTTAGTAAATGTAAATACagaattaagaaaaatttcaaacgTGATTTTCTGAATTCCCCACATTATGATGaatattaaatttgttttgttgttcttcaatCATGTTTAGCTCCTTTAGAAGTTCGCTTCTATTTGGTGAAAGCGTAGGAGACTcgtttgaaaatgaagaagaaggtttgAGAATTGGTGTTGATGGaagaaaattcattttcaagTTTCCATATATGGTTTTCGTTTTGGCTGACATATCTGATTCTATAAGTAGTGCACCTAAAGGGTGCTTCTCAATCTTCGAAAGTAGttttataattatttgtttgatCTTCTGTATTCTCTTCTCAACTACGGTAGAGGATGTCTCTTTTAAAGACGCGgttattttgttttccaTCAAAGTATTTACGGTTGGTGATTGTGATGATGACATTCTCCGTTCGGAAGTACTCATATGCAAAAACCGCCTCAGTGATTTTGATCTAAGAATTTTGCCCTTGCTACTCGTTGATAAAGATGGTTCTATGTGGGAaagttttttttcaatggattcaCCACCCACTTGCGTTAGAAATGTAGTAAATAGGCCAATGCTAAAGTTTTTGATAAATGCATCCACGACTTCTACCTCATTTAGAACTGATTTGACATTCTCATTATGATGTTTTTGAAGGCTCAATACGGTGCTCATATTTACGTTACTAAAATCTtgctttttcaaatcataCATTTGACAGATTTCAATTGAGGGGTAATTGAAGCAAAGGTTAATAAAGCTTTCTAGATTTGATTTATTCATGGATATAAACAAATTTAACTCCGTCACAATATCGAGAATTTGAGTCAATTGggtatattttttttcatttgatgCAGGTCCATCTCCCAAACCTAATAGAATATTAAGATTGTATTCAAATGAAGTTATTAAATGCAATAAATGTAATGTGGAATAGACGAAAAATTCTggaaatataatgaaatcttTGTATGTGGtcaaatattcatcttGTAACGTCATTTCTGCCTCGTGTTGTTGTACTTGAGAGTCTAGTTTTGGAGTGTTTAATAGGAAAACTAACTGTAAGAGATTAACTCTTTTGAAAACCGCTAACGtagtttcattatcatgGTGCCCCTCCATAAGGTATAGGATAAACTTTTGCATTAATCCCATCCTGTTGGAATTTatagaattatttttaaaatgaAGAGATAGATTGCTAAATGTCCCGGTGGAAGTTCCATCATTACTATTAGTCGTTGTTAAGTTATATGGTTTAgcaaataatttcttcaaagaggTAGAACTATTTTTTAACTCCTGTCGGAGGGTAAATTTTTCTGGATTAGTTTGAGAATCATAAAGGATTTGACCGTCtaaatcataataataatccCATATATCAGAGTGCAATTGGAATATAGGATTATCCGTTCCAATAATTGCAAAAGCTTGTGAATATTCAGAAATGGGACTAAAAAAATCTCGTAGTTTATCAACAATTGATATGTCCATATAAGGAAATATCAATATATATTGACCAttgtaatatttattatcttttccaaagaaacaGCGAACAAAATTTGCCAAGGACATGACAAAATCTCCCAATACATCTTTTGTTTCATGCAATGAATTGATAATTAGTTTCCATGAGTAATTCTTCGTCATATCAGTTTTCATTAATAGAGGTATGAATTGttccaaaaattttaaaatatggCTGTTGTAATTGGTAAAAATGGGTATTGGGTCACTTTTTACAAGATTAATTTGTAAAGgaattttcttgaaatatgTAGGGAGTGCAATTGGATGAAAACGTGTAAAATAATAACTAATCAGTTGCTCATGAAATATGATCTTATTACCAAAGGAATCAATCGGTTTTAAATCATTTAGCTTTAGAATAGTTTTGAGTATATTTTCATTAGGATCAAATATCCTATTAatcattttttgatttgTTATTGATCCTAATATCCTTTGCATTCCAACattagaattaaattttgtcACAATGGAGAGGTCCACGCTatttataatattgaaaagatcGATTACTGTCTGTAAAGATGCTCCCCTAGGTGATGACATATAGTAATCCAAAGTCATTGTTAGAATAGGcttgaaaatgatataatttttcaaagttgtTCCAATGGCTAATGATCTTATTATGGCCCCTCTGTCATTGGTCTTGTCTAGCTTTGTATTTACAACGTTAAAGAAAAACAGAGTATCCAAATCATCctttttattctttgtaAGATCagattccaattcttcctcttctaaGACTATACTGTATCTTTTCCTCTCGACCGTGGCCAAAACGTTACTTTTCTCACTGGCCTTATTAGAGTACGTTGGTGGCGgaaataattgataattctGAGTGTACTTATTATGATATAATATAAAAGTGGTAAAATCAGATTTTCCTGGTACTTTCTCGACGTTATTAGGTATCATCAAACTTGCTATATTTTGTGGACCATCGGGGCTTAATTCACCATTGGATGAAAACTTAAAACCAGGGATTGTCTTTGGATATTGATACTTAACTATGGGTCCCAatatattatcaaattctgCCGAAATTATGTATTCTACATTGTGCTGTTGGGTGGTAGAATGTTTTGTGGAAAGTCTGCTTTGACGTTCCGATTTTAATGTTACCGGACGCAGTAACATGATCTAAACGTACGGTTCTCTCTTGGTATGTGTACTGGGGGTTAAGTATTGCTAATACGGATCCAGAATGGTGAGATAGACCTTATAGTGGTTCTCCTTTTTGATGTTCAATACCTGCAATCTAAGTGTAGATCTCGATTTTTTAATGGCGCcatgaaatttcaaagaaattcGATACAACATTCATCAGTAAATATACAAATTgttaatgaagatgaaaacgAAAGAAGATTATGAATATTGTTTGTATTAATGTTTTATATATTTCCAATAAAGTTGGCTATCTTAACTTAAAGAATTTTGGATAATTTTTCGTAAGTATAGAAGACTGCGGCATTTGAAGGTACTGCTCTAAGTAAAGTAATACCCAATCCTCGATAGAAGCCAGCTACCCCATCTCTCTCTAGTATCGATCTAACAGTCTCCATCAATGCAAGGTGTTCTGTTTGCATTATTGACTTTACAGTGTCTGCTGGGAATACACTACCATTAAATGCTAAACCAGCCGTTGCCCCACTAATCAATAACTGCCACGTAGTATTCACTTCGCTCTTGGGATCTCTCAAGGTCTGCTTCATTAATTCATAAGTTGCAAACCAGACAACACTCCCTATGGACTCCCTAATAAAAGTACTTGATTGACCTTGCCAGAGTCCAAAAAGTCCCTTCTCTTTAATAATAGATTTAATCGTTGGTATTATACGAGTATGTCTTCCCTCCCCTATTACCATTCCCTGATCCTCATCCTCCTCATCCTGTTGCTCGCCATCATTATCATGCAATGAGTAATGTAGATTCGAGATCTGTAACTTACATTTAATCAACTCGACAGGAGTCAAGACGAAACTGGCACACGAACCAGCAAAACCAGCAGATATTAAAATAATCAGAAACGCTGAGAATTCAGTGAACGCATTTAGAAATGAAGAACATTGATTGTAAGCCAAAAATAGGATAGCATTTTCCAAAGCCGCCCCAATCAAGGGCGACTCGATACCTTGGTAGAATCCTTCCAGTATACCTTCATTCTCGTATGTATATTTGATACATGACCATGTGCTGGGAAACATGTATGCTTCTTGTGTTTGTAATCTAACCTTTACTGTATCGAATGGATATTCTATGAATTTACCGATGGCACCTGCGATGGAACCCGCAAGAATCTCTCGTAGGGCGGCTCCAAATCCTCCTTCTTCGACAGCATTCATTGTTTCTGGTTTGAGTAATATAGATGTGGAAAATTGCTTACACAGAGACTGTTCACCGCACAAGTGATTGAGTTAATGTATATATTTGGTGTCAGATTATATAAGttgaataattttccattgcctgaataaataatttatgTGTCAAAAGCGCCAGAAGAAAAAAGGAATCCCAAATGGGTGTCGCATATAATGTAAGACCATACAGATATACAAAGAGGAAAGGTAGGGAACAGACATCCAAATGTAGCCGAGTGTGTGTATGCTTTCCAGAACCCGTCTTTTAATAACTTGACAACAAGAAGGTTTTTATTGTGACTACTCTAGGGAAAGGTCTTCAGACAGTTTTATTCCACTTGGATTTACACTAAATAAACTCTAAGCTTAGGTAAGCTTTCTGTAAATATCCGTGTGTAACTATTTTTTACctgaaaaatttttcatcgcgcagaaaatggaaattggaattgtcattattcaaacttATCACCATCTTATGTCAGTTTAGTTAGAACTCTTTTTAACAGTTCCTTTTAAATCCTTAAGGAATAGTCTGCGAATTTTAATACCCGCTTAAATCGattatttcaagaaaactCATCAAGAataacaagaagaaatgaaatACTTAGCTGCTTACTTATTATTGGTCCAAGGTGGTAATGCTTCGCCATCTGCTGCCGACATCAAGGCCGTCATCGACTCTGTCGGTTTGGAAGTTGATGAAGCTAGAATCAACGCCTTGTTGTCCTCTTTGGAAGGTAAGGGTTCCCTAGATGAAATCATTGCTGCTGGTGCTCAAAAGTTCGCTTCTGTCCCAGCTGGTGGTGTTGCCACTGGTGGTGCCGCTGCTGCCGGTGCTTCCTCTGGTGCTGCTGGTGAAGCTGCTGCcgaaaaggaagaagaagctaaGGAAGAATCCGATGACGACATGGGTTTCGGTTTATTCGATTAAAGAAATAGTGGATATTAATACTATTTTCTACTCCCCATACAACTACTTCTGTGTTTATTTAGATATATAGATAATTTTCTAGTATAATCGATATaaatagatattttttcttttttgttTGCTTAACTGTTTGTTAATTGTTGTCGTTTGTAGAAGCCTTATTGCCCTTGAAATGAGCATCCATCGGAAGGTGACAAATGAAGGACAATATCTTATCACTTGAGGAACACTTTTATATCCCGtttgaaattatattaCAGGATGAATTCTGAGattgaaataaaatcattttaatttctcttCAAGTGGActatattttatatttttactACAGttattttctaaatatttattttgaattacAAAGGGGTAGTTTCTTATTAAATAGCAACGGACCCAAATATTGAGATAACAGTACTTGATACAGTAACGTTGACAAGGCCTGTCCATGGTGTATAAACAAATCTAGAAGTATGGATTGTTCTTGCATATTCCGTAACCGTAATTATCTTCCAAGTCTCGGTAGTTTCTGTGCTTGCTGACAACGCCTCTGTTGCACTAGTAGTTTGAGAAAAAGCTGAGGTTATAGTAGCCGAAATGCCAGCACTCGACTGAGATATAGAGTTGTTTGATTCATAAGATTTGGTAGCTGAATTAGATACCTTAGCTGAGCTGGAGGACATAACAGAACTGGAAGCTGAGACAGAGCTAGATTCCTTagcagaactagaagctGGAACAGAACTGGAAGCTGGAGCAGAACTGGAAGCTGGAGCAGAACTGGAAGCTGGAGCAGAACTGGAGCCCTTAGCAGAGCTGGAAGCCTTagcagaactagaagctGGGGCAGAGCTAGATTCTTTAGCAGAGCTAGATTCTTTAGCAGAGCTGGAAGCTGGAGCAGAAGTAGAAGCTGAGACAGAGCTAGATTCCTTagcagaactagaagctGGAACAGAACTGGAAGCCCTagcagaactagaagctAAGACAGAGCTAGATTCTTTagcagaactagaagctGAGACAGAGCTAGATTCTTTAGCAGAGCTGGAAGCCTTagcagaactagaagctAAGACAGAGCTAGATTCCTTAACAGAGCTGGAAGCCTTagcagaactagaagctGGAACAGAACTAGAAGCCTTagcagaactagaagctcgagcagaactagaagctGAGACAGCGCTAGATTCTTTAGCAGAGCTGGAAGCCTTagcagaactagaagctGGAACAGAACTGGAAGCCCTagcagaactagaagctAAGACAGAGCTAGATTCCTTAACAGAGCTGGAAGCCTTagcagaactagaagctGGGGCAGAGCTAGATTCTTTAGCAGAGCTGGAAGCTGGAGCAGAAGTAGAAGCTGAGACAGAGCTAGATTCCTTagcagaactagaagctGGAACAGAACTGGAAGCCCTagcagaactagaagctAAGACAGAGCTAGATTCTTTagcagaactagaagctGAGACAGAGCTAGATTCTTTAGCAGAGCTGGAAGCCTTagcagaactagaagctAAGACAGAGCTAGATTCCTTAACAGAGCTGGAAGCCTTagcagaactagaagctGGAACAGAACTAGAAGCCTTagcagaactagaagctcgagcagaactagaagctGAGACAGCGCTAGATTCTTTAGCAGAGCCGGAAGCCTTagcagaactagaagctGGAACAGAACTGGAAGCCCTagcagaactagaagctAAGACAGAGCTAGATTCCTTAACAGAGCTGGAAGCCTTagcagaactagaagctGGGGCAGAGCTAGATTCCTTagcagaactagaagctggagcagaactagaagctGAGACAGCGCTAGATTCTTTagcagaactagaagctggagcagaactagaagctGAGACAGCGCTAGATTCTTTagcagaactagaagctGGAGCAGAGCTGGAGCCAGAGTTTGGCTCACTGGAAAAGTTACTAATCTGTGTAGTAGATGAAGTTTTCTTAGTAGGTGATTCTTCAGAAGAGAACACAGAATTCGAAGCCGAACTTGAGCTTTTCTTAGTGCTAGAACTTGGTCTGATGGTTGAAGTGGTGTGCAAAGAACTACTTGAAATTGAACTTGAACTTGAACTTGACGCAGCACTAGAAGTTAGTGGAGCACTTGAACTTGAACTAGAACCAGAACTAGAACCAGAACTAGAACTAGAGCTAAAAATTGTACTAGAACTTGACACAGCACTAGAACTTGAAGGAGCACTTGAACTTGAACTTAATATAAAACTAGAGCTTGAACTTAGGAAAGAACTTGAGCTTGATAATTGAATAGTTGATGTGGTGTTAGCAGTGACTGGTAAACCATCCGTACTTGTGGTAAcatagaagaagatgactTCTTCAACCAAAGAGTGGGATGCCGTTACAGCAGTTGTGTATGGTGCAGGCAAGTCTGGAACTGTACCAGGGCAAACCGTATCAAAATGAAAGTATTCATAATAATCAGGAAATTCACTAACGGCACAATTTGATGGGTACGCCTGGGACGAAGTTTGTTCTGGTGGAAGAAAACAAGGGAGGACAGTATTATCAGGGGTTGAACATCGTACGGTTGAAAGCTTCCATCCAGCAGTTGGGTACCCTAAACCCATGTCTATTTGATACGGTGGGTAGGTTAGTATACCAGTTGTAGCATCGTATGTAAGGTTTCCTGTTGGGGCTGTCTCCATTAAGAAATAAGGTAGCTTATAACCTGATGGAATTctaatttttggaat
The sequence above is a segment of the Naumovozyma castellii chromosome 8, complete genome genome. Coding sequences within it:
- the NCAS0H02190 gene encoding uncharacterized protein — its product is MNPFKSFLSTSVLLLSLQLSFTNAVDVTRDVVVKNQTILNYLSNESITIAEGNSLQLFDGPDITLNGDLTIDGTLCVGSYTVPNLAITFDTGTVINHGNLFSWNTAATAGDTYIFSNLYNYGTMVMGSNMLLGLSAVVKVKGTFVNEGKIIVSSAMGLNFSDVASSVTNSGSIEIDGGFASINVPMTGGGCIFSAGEIAIDYSNPVDQTILILNGDGQPIQLTGLSAGGQIPKIRIPSGYKLPYFLMETAPTGNLTYDATTGILTYPPYQIDMGLGYPTAGWKLSTVRCSTPDNTVLPCFLPPEQTSSQAYPSNCAVSEFPDYYEYFHFDTVCPGTVPDLPAPYTTAVTASHSLVEEVIFFYVTTSTDGLPVTANTTSTIQLSSSSSFLSSSSSFILSSSSSAPSSSSAVSSSSTIFSSSSSSGSSSGSSSSSSAPLTSSAASSSSSSSISSSSLHTTSTIRPSSSTKKSSSSASNSVFSSEESPTKKTSSTTQISNFSSEPNSGSSSAPASSSAKESSAVSASSSAPASSSAKESSAVSASSSAPASSSAKESSSAPASSSAKASSSVKESSSVLASSSARASSSVPASSSAKASGSAKESSAVSASSSARASSSAKASSSVPASSSAKASSSVKESSSVLASSSAKASSSAKESSSVSASSSAKESSSVLASSSARASSSVPASSSAKESSSVSASTSAPASSSAKESSSAPASSSAKASSSVKESSSVLASSSARASSSVPASSSAKASSSAKESSAVSASSSARASSSAKASSSVPASSSAKASSSVKESSSVLASSSAKASSSAKESSSVSASSSAKESSSVLASSSARASSSVPASSSAKESSSVSASTSAPASSSAKESSSAKESSSAPASSSAKASSSAKGSSSAPASSSAPASSSAPASSSVPASSSAKESSSVSASSSVMSSSSAKVSNSATKSYESNNSISQSSAGISATITSAFSQTTSATEALSASTETTETWKIITVTEYARTIHTSRFVYTPWTGLVNVTVSSTVISIFGSVAI